AGCAGCGAGCCGTTCCTCGCGAGCGTGCGACCGAAGATCGCGGTGGTTTCTGCCGGCTACCGAAACCGCTTTCGACACCCGCATCAGGAGACGTTGGACCGGTATCGTGCGACCGCCGTCGACCTGTACAGGACCGACCGGGACGGCGCCGTCACCGTCACAAGTGACGGGAACAGAGTCGAGGTGGCGACGATGCGGGGATCACGCTGGTAGGGACCCAGTGCCAAGTTCAGTTGCGCTGTTCTCAGTGCCGGGTTCCGAGTTTTAAACCTGGAACATGGCGCCTGGCGCCTGGAACGTGTTTCTGATCCCGAAACCTTTGCAGGGAAAGGGTTTGACAAGCCAAGAGGCGTGTGTTAAGAAACCCGCATGGTAGCCATCCAGCCGCCAAAAATCTATACGGTCAGCGATCTCACTACCGAGATTCGCGCGACCCTTGAGGACTCGTTCGCCGGAATCTGGGTGGAGGGGGAGCTGTCGAATTTTCATCAGCACTCGTCCGGGCACATGTATTTTAGCCTTAAAGACGAGGCGAGCCAGATCCGTGCGGTCATGTTTCGGACGGCCAACCGGCAACTCAAGTTCCAGCCAAAGGACGGGCTGGCGCTCCTGGTGTATGGCGAGCTTAGTGTCTACGAGCGCCGCGGTGAATATCAGATCGTTGCAGAGTACATGGAACCGAAGGGCCTGGGGGCCTTGCAACTGGCGTTTGAACAGCTCAAGGAGAAGCTGCAGGCGGAGGGGCTGTTTGACGACGCCAGAAAGCAGCCGATCCCGTTGTTACCGAGACGGATCGGGGTCATCACGTCACCGACCGGGGCCGCCGTTCGCGATATCCTCCATGTGCTCCGGCGGCGTTTCGCCGGCGTCGACGTGCTGATTTATCCCGTGGCGGTTCAGGGCGACCAGGCGGCCCCGGAGATCGTCGAGGCGCTCGGCGAATTGAATCGGCGTGGGGGACTGGACGTCGTGATTGTGGCCAGGGGGGGCGGCTCGATTGAGGACTTGCAGGCCTTCAACGAGGAGATGGTGGCCAGAGCCATTGCTGCGTCCAGGATCCCCGTCATCTCGGCCATCGGCCATGAGGTCGATTACACAATTGCCGACTTCGTGGCCGACCTTCGAGCGCCCACGCCGTCTGCCGCCGCAGAGCTGGTCATTGCCAAGCAGGACGAGCTCAT
This DNA window, taken from Candidatus Methylomirabilis sp., encodes the following:
- the xseA gene encoding exodeoxyribonuclease VII large subunit; protein product: MVAIQPPKIYTVSDLTTEIRATLEDSFAGIWVEGELSNFHQHSSGHMYFSLKDEASQIRAVMFRTANRQLKFQPKDGLALLVYGELSVYERRGEYQIVAEYMEPKGLGALQLAFEQLKEKLQAEGLFDDARKQPIPLLPRRIGVITSPTGAAVRDILHVLRRRFAGVDVLIYPVAVQGDQAAPEIVEALGELNRRGGLDVVIVARGGGSIEDLQAFNEEMVARAIAASRIPVISAIGHEVDYTIADFVADLRAPTPSAAAELVIAKQDELMQRLDDLGLRMAGVIRSRLHSLRIRMSGLDRHLRLLNPIERIRMQRRCLSERWKDLTALANRRLTALHSGLQTTAGKLDALSPLAILHRGYSICLRLPGHEIMKDSSAVRAGDLVEVRLHRGRLRCNVREVQVGEG